One part of the Rutidosis leptorrhynchoides isolate AG116_Rl617_1_P2 chromosome 1, CSIRO_AGI_Rlap_v1, whole genome shotgun sequence genome encodes these proteins:
- the LOC139885847 gene encoding poly(A)-specific ribonuclease PARN, which translates to MKQRWMVRALSKTITLISSSRASYSTSSSSFAIKNVTKSNFDSSLADLRRHVKDADFVAIDLEMTGVTSAPWRDSFEFDRFDVRYLKVKDSAEKFAVVQFGVCPFRWDSNKQSFISHPHNFYIFPRQEVGGNDASYEFLCQTSSIDFLAKYQFDFNLCVKEGISYISRAQEDEARLQLHSAHEDDVSESPSTAKEIKDVPLVRMADILFTERMRNTISDWHDYLLQIRNGGSNRPIVDSNDSTDQFQTIFFRMRPAIKLNGFTSHQLRLIKSVVEKSFKDLTYICVDGEQFVVYTDSRRDLDVLMGEVKGSLFKEAEMKIGAAIGFRHVIDLLSSEQKLIVGHNCFLDIAHVCRKFVGPLPSNLEEYVTLVKQNFPYIIDTKILLNANSVLQLKMKKSSTSLAKAFAIMCPHIASGDSTVGSGSNSSVEVEVQVDDMRSSNWNSGAKHEAGYDAFMTGCIFAQSCNHLDIDFTSLSTLMKEEKLQKYINTLYLSWTSGDIVDLKTGETTTESSAFKNFKIQSPKILFPNIVLIWGFSSNLKARQIKDSLCKVFGLTSVTSIYHLDKTAVFVQFSTPDFVSDFLELLSKIEKKNDAIYVLHPLSELLEGGHTRAACYEVYKEICGSPISKVLFADQAEAVGINLNAKLLQSKAQDDGSICKSQLAIETETTDTKQSIESSSGCKDHPKEILEIVSC; encoded by the exons ATGAAGCAACGTTGGATGGTTAGGGCACTTTCTAAAACTATAACCCTAATTTCATCTTCCCGGGCTTCATATTCCACCTCCTCTTCGAGTTTTGCTATCAAGAATGTTACTAAATCCAACTTCGATTCGTCTCTGGCTGACCTTCGACGTCACGTCAAAGACGCCGATTTCGTAGCAATTGACTTGGAAATGACAGGAGTTACGAGTGCCCCCTGGAGAGACTCGTTTGAGTTTGACAGATTTGACGTTCGGTATCTCAAGGTGAAAGACTCGGCTGAAAAGTTTGCAGTTGTTCAGTTTGGAGTTTGTCCTTTTCGATGGGACTCAAATAAGCAGTCCTTTATTTCCCACCC GCACAATTTTTACATATTTCCACGGCAAGAAGTTGGAGGCAATGACGCATCATATGAGTTCCTGTGTCAGACTTCTTCAATTGATTTCTTAGCGAAGTACCAGTTTGACTTTAATCTGTGCGTCAAAGAAG GAATATCTTACATATCCAGAGCACAAGAAGATGAAGCTAGGTTGCAATTACATTCAGCACATGAAGATGATGTATCAGAGTCTCCATCCACAGCTAAAGAAATCAAAGATGTTCCGCTAGTCAGGATGGCAGATATTCTTTTTACGGAGAGAATGAGGAACACGATCAGTGACTGGCATGACTACCTCTTACAGATTAGAAATGGAGGGTCCAACAGGCCTATTGTAGACTCTAATGATTCAACTGATCAGTTTCAGACAATCTTTTTTAGAATGCGTCCAGCGATTAAACTGAATGGATTCACTTCCCACCAACTAAGGTTGATTAAGTCG GTTGTAGAGAAGAGCTTTAAGGATTTAACTTACATCTGTGTGGATGGTGAACAGTTTGTTGTCTATACAGACTCCAGAAGAGACTTGGATGTGCTTATG GGAGAGGTTAAAGGAAGCCTCTTTAAGGAAGCGGAGATGAAGATAGGAGCTGCAATTGGCTTCAGGCATGTGATTGACCTTCTTTCCTCCGAACAAAAATTGATTGTTGGACACAATTGCTTTCTTG ATATCGCTCATGTTTGTAGAAAATTTGTGGGTCCTCTTCCTTCAAATCTTGAGGAATATGTAACATTGGTTAAACAAAACTTCCCATACATAATTGACACAAAGATCCTTTTAAACGCGAATAGCGTATTGCAATTGAAGATGAAAAAAAGCAGCACATCACTGGCCAAAGCTTTTGCCATCATGTGTCCACATATCGCTTCTGGTGACAGCACCGTTGGTTCGGGTTCTAATTCATCTGTTGAAGTAGAGGTTCAGGTGGATGATATGAG ATCATCAAACTGGAACTCTGGGGCTAAGCATGAAGCTGGTTATGATGCTTTCATGACAGGGTGCATTTTTGCCCAATCATGCAATCATCTTGATATTGATTTCACCTCGCTTTCAACGTTGATGAAAGAAGAGAAGCTTCAAAAGTACATTAATACCCTTTACCTCAGCTGGACCAGTGGAGACATAGTTGACCTAAAAACTGGTGAAACTACAACCGAATCTTCAGCATTCAAGAATTTTAAAATCCAATCACCCAAGATTCTGTTTCCAAATATTGTTTTAATTTGGGGCTTTTCGTCCAATCTCAAGGCAAGACAGATCAAAGATTCATTGTGTAAAGTTTTCGGGTTAACATCAGTTACATCTATCTACCATTTGGATAAGACTGCCGTGTTTGTTCAGTTTAGTACACCAGATTTCGTCTCCGATTTTCTTGAACTGCTGTCGAAGATAGAGAAGAAGAATGATGCAATTTACGTTTTGCACCCCCTTTCAGAGCTTTTAGAAGGCGGTCATACTCGTGCTGCTTGTTATGAGGTGTACAAAGAAATTTGTGGTTCGCCCATTTCCAAAGTCTTGTTTGCTGATCAAGCTGAAGCAGTTGGTATTAATTTAAACGCTAAACTATTACAAAGTAAGGCCCAGGATGACGGTTCAATTTGTAAGTCCCAGTTGGCCATTGAAACCGAAACAACAGACACCAAACAATCAATAGAGTCTTCATCGGGTTGTAAAGATCATCCTAAAGAAATACTAGAGATTGTATCCTGCTGA